The DNA region GCGCCTGCCCGGGAACAGCCAACCCGTGCGCGAACGCTTCCGCGTGACGCCGCCGCGGACGGCCGCCACCGAGTATCGCGTGGAGGTCGCCGAGGTGGCCGGCGAGCTCACCGCGGCCAACAACCGGGGGACGGTGTTCGTGCCAGCGCCTGGCGAGCCGCACGCCGTCCTGATCCTGGAGGGCGCTCCCGGTTTCGAGCACAACTTCCTGACGCGCGCGCTCGCCCGCGACACCGGCCTCGACGTCGACATCGTCGTGCGCAAGGGCCGCAAGGAGAACGGCGATCCGACGTTCTACGTGCAGGGCGCGGCGTCGCGCACCGCGGCGCTCGTGGACGGGTTCCCGAAGACCCGCGAGCAGTTGTTCAGGTACGCGGCCATCGTGCTCGGCAACGTCGAGGCCGACTTCCTCAGCCGCGCGCAGCTCGACATGCTGCTGTCGTTCGTCGAGCAGCGGGGCGGCGGTCTGGCGATCATCGGCGCGCGTTCGTTCGGCGAGCGCGGCGTGATCGGCACCGAGCTCGGGCGCGTGCTCGGCGTCGAGGCGCGGGGCGCGGGCGCCATCAACGCGGCCGCGGCGGCCAGTTCGCGGCAGGGAACCCGGATCGATCTGACCTCGGCAGGGCAGCGGCACCCGGTGATGACCCTTACGCCGGCGCCCGGCAGCGATGCCTCCGTCTCGCCGTGGAGCAGCCTGCCGTCGCTGGCCGCGGCGGCGGCGGTCGGTCGCCCGCGGCCGGGGGCCGAGATTCTCGCGATGGTGTCGGGCCCGGCAGGGGAACCGCAGCCACTGGTCGCCGTGCAGCGCGCCGGGCGCGGTCGCACGCTCGTCTTCACCGGCGAGGGCGCGTGGCGATGGCGGATGGGACTCCCGGCCAGCAACCTCGCGTACGAGACCTTCTGGCGCCAGGCGTTGCGGTGGCTCGCCGTGCAGGCGCCGGCCCGCGTCGCCGTCGAGGTCGAGGCCCCCTCGATCGGTGCGCCCACGCCGATCGCCGTGCGCGTCGTCTCGCCGGAATTCGAGCCCATCGGTGATGCGAACGTGCAGGTGCGCGTCGAGGAGCCGGGGGGCGCGACGCGGACGCTGCCGGCCGTGCTCGACGCCGGCGAGCCCGGCCTCTACCGCGCGACGCTGCTCACGCTGAATGCCGGCGTGCACCGGCTCGACGTCGAGGCGCAGCGTGCGGGCGCCTCGCTCGGCCGCAGCAGCGTGCAGGTGTTCGCCGGCGGGCAGGACCCCGAGTTCGTGGACCCTCGACGCAACGACGCCCTGCTGCAGCGGCTCGCCGAGTCGACCGGAGGGACCCGCCTCGACCGGAGCGATCTCGAGGGGCTTCCGGCGCTGATCCGCAAGGCAGCCGCCTCGCCCACCGCGCGTCTCGTCGAACGCGACCTCTGGCACAATGGCTGGAGTTTCCTGGGGCTCTGCATGGTGCTCGGCACCGAGTGGGCACTGCGCCGACGATGGGGGTTGCGATGAGTCCGCGAGTGCTGATGACCGGGGTGGTCGGCGTTGGCCTGTGGCTGGCTGCGGCGACTGCGTACGGCCAGGGAGCGCCGCCGCGGCCGCCTCAGTCGCGTGTGCTCGTGGTTTCGGGTGCCGCCGGCAGCGAGGAGTACGCGGCGCGCCAGAAGCAGTGGCGCGAGACCCTGGTCACGCAGCTCACGACGCGATTGGGCGTGCCCGCCTCGCGCGTGACGGTGCTCGCCGAACAGGCCGGCGAGGGCCTGCAGGCCTCGACGGCGGTCAATCTCCGGCAGGCGCTGGCGACCCTGAAGGCCGCGCAGGGCGCCGACGACACGCTGCTCATCGTCCTGTTCGGCCACGGCACCTTCGACGGCGTCGACGCCAAGTTCAACCTCGTGGGCCCCGACCTGACCGCGCGCGACTGGCGCGACGCATTGCAGGGCATGCCAGGGCGCGTGGTGTTCGTGCAGACCGCCAGCGCGAGCTTTCCGTTCCTCGCGGCCCTGTCGGCGCCCAACCGCGTGGTCGTCACCGCCACCGATTCGCCGCAGCAGAAGTACGACACCGTGTTCGGGGAGCACTTCGTCGCGGCGTTCACGCCCGAGGCCGCAGAGTCCGACCTCGACAAGGACGGGCGCATCTCGATCTGGGAAGCGTTCGCCTACGCGGCCGACGCGTCCAAGCGCTACTACCAGCAGCGCGGTCAGCTGTCGGTCGAACGGGCACTGCTCGACGACACCGGCGACGGCGTCGGCCGCGACCTGGCCAAGGCGGGCGACGACGGCCTGCTGGCCAGCCGGGTGTTCCTCGATCCCGACCCGGCCACCGCCACGGGCGACCCCAGCGTCACGCTGCTCATCGGCCGACGCAACACGCTCGAGACCGAGCTCGACGAACTCCGACGCAAGAAGGGGTTCATGCCCGACGACGCCTACGCCCGCGAACTCGAGCGCATCATCGTCGACATCGCCCGCACGTCGCGCGACATCAGGCGTCGGCTCAAGAGCTAGAGCGAGGCTCGAGGCTCGAGCACCCCAGGCCAGCTCCGGCACGAGCGCCGCGGCTCCGAGTCCATTCAGAATGCTCTCTGAGCCTTGAGCCCTCAGCCTTCAGCCCTGAGTCCTCAGTCCTCAGTCCCGAGTCCCGAGCCCCGAGCCCGAAGTGATAGCCTCTCGCCCCATGTGCACTCGAAGGCTCCTGATCCAGGCCCTCGTGCTCGTGTCCCTCCTCGCGACGGCGTCGATCGCGCTCGCTCAGGAGCAGCCCAACATCCTCTGGCTCTCGAGCGAGGACAACGGGCCGCAACTCGGCGCGTACGGCGACGCGTACGCCACCACGCCCGCGCTCGACCGGCTCGCCGCCCGCGGCGTGCGGTTCACGCGCGCCTGGGCCGCCGCGCCGGTGTGCGCGCCGTCACGCACCGCCATCATCACCGGCCTGTCTCCGCAGACCACCGGCGGCCACAACATGCGCAGCGAGGTGCCGCTCCCGGGCGACATGCCGATGTTTCCGGCACTGCTGCGCGCGGCGGGGTACTACACGTCCAACAACGTGAAGGAGGACTACAACCACCCGACGCCCGCCGGCACCTGGGACGACTCGTCGAAGACCGCTCATTGGCGTGGCCGGCGACCTGGCCAGCCCTTCTTCGCCGTCTTCAACAGCGTCACGACGCACGAGAGCCAGATCCGGCGACGTCCGCACACCGCGGTTCACGACCCGGCGAAGGTGCGGGTGCCGCCCTATCACCCCGACACGCCAGAGGTCAGGCAGGACTGGGCCCAGTACTACGACAAGCTGACCGAGATGGACCGCGAGGTCGAGGCGCGCCTTGCCGAACTCGAGGCCGACGGGCTGGCCGAGTCGACGATCGTCGTGTACTGGGGCGACCACGGCGTGGGACTGCCGCGAGGCAAGCGCTGGCTGTATCCAGCGGGCCTCGACGTGCCGCTCATCGTGCACGTCCCGCAGCGCTTCAGGCACCTGGCACCCGAGGGGTACAGCGCCGGCAAGGCGCTCGACCGACTGGTCAGCCTGATGGATCTCGGTCCGTCGATGCTCAGCGCGGCAGGAATCCGCCCGCCGGCCTGGATGCAGGGGCAGGCGTTCATGGGACCGTTCGCGGCGTCGCCGCGCGCGTGGCTGCAGGCCGGCCGGGATCGGATGGACGAACGCGTCGACATGTCGCGCGCCATCACCGACGGCCGGTATCTCTACATCCGCAACTTCCGTCCCGATCGCAGGCAGGGCGAGTACCTCGCCTACATGTTCGAGACGCCGACGACACAGGTGTGGAAGGCCAGGCACGACGCCGGGCAGCTCACGCCGGCACAGGATTCGTTCTGGCGCGAGAAGGCGCCGGAGGAACTCTACGACCTCCGTGCCGATCCGGATGCCGTCCGCAACCTCGCCGGCGACCCCGCCCACCGGGCGGCGCTGGAGCGATGCCGCGCCGCACTCCGCCGTCACCTGATCGCCTCGCGTGACCTCGGCCTGCTGCCCGAGGGCGACATGCACCGCCGCCGGGGCACGCGCACGGCGTTCGACCTGGGACGCGATGGGACGGCGTTCCCGGTGGAACGCGTTCTCGAGCACGCCTGGATGGCGTCGATGCGCGATGCCGGGGCCGCCGAGACGCTGCGCCGCGGGCTGGGCGACCGGGATGCCGCGGTGCGGTACTGGAGTGCCACCGGCCTGCGCCTGCTCGGCGCGTCGGCTGTGGCGGCGCACGAGGCCGCGCTGCTGGCACTGCTGACCGACGACGTGGCACCGCGCGTCGCGGCGGCAGACGCCCTGGTGCGCCACGGTTCGCCGCAGGCCCGCGCGCGGGCGTTCGAATCGCTGTCGGCGCTGCTGGACTACCGTGCCGTGGGACACCACGCCACCATGCTGGCGCTCGACACGCTGGTGGCCCTCGGCGACCTCGCAGCACCGATCCGCCTCGCTGCGGCCGCCGCGCCCGCGCCGGGCAAGGACGTGCCGGCGCGCGAACAGGAGTACATCGCGCGCCTGGCCCTGCGGTTGCGCGAGCAGGCTGCCGCGGTCACGCCGATGCGCTGAGGCGCTCGCGCGCCAGCTGGGGCAGGGCGGCGTTGCCCTGCTGCCAGGCGGCGGCCAGCGTCATCGCGTCGATGCGCCACGTGCCATCGGCACGGGTGAACGTCCACTCGTACCGGCCTCCGACGACCCAGCAGTCGCCGTCCGGCGGGGAAGGATCGGTCAGGAAGTGGTGTCCGATCACTGGCGCCAGGGCGCTCGCTCCGCCGCCGTCCACGCGTACCAAGACGGACCCGATCGTGTGCTGCGTGCGCGTGAACCCCGGGACGAGCCCTTGCCAACCCGCAACCAGGTCGTTGCGCGTCAGAGTGGCCGCCTCCCCGCCGAAGAGTGACGTGTAGTCCACCCGCACCCGCGGTGCGAAGCAGTCGAGGACGTCGTCCCACCGCCGCATGTCGATGGCGAGGGCCAGGCTCGCGACCAGGTCGAGGAGCCGCGCACGGTCATCCAGCATGCGGCCCTCCGCGAAGCGTGTCGGCGAACCAGGGCAGCACGTGCGCCAGCGCGCGATCCACGTGCTCCGGGTCATCGTAGAAATCGGTCTGCTGCCCCTCGACCCAGGCGAGCTGCCGCGGACCCTGCAAGGCGTCGTGCACCTGCCGCACGTGAGCGGGCAGCACGCAGCCGTCGCCGTGCACCAACAGCGTGGGTGTCGAGACGCGCGCCGCCGCGCCGAGGCCATCGAACGTGAGCCAGTGCAGCCAGCTCATCTCGTCCATCTCGTTGCGCCACGTCGCGACCGCGCCGCGCTCCGGGCGCGCGTAGTAGTCCACGGGAAAGAACATGCCGGCACGATCGTCGCCGTCGGCATACGCCGGCACCAGGCGTGGAGACTCGCCGGCCGCCAGTGCCTGCGCGGCGGCCGCCGCCCGGGCGAGCCGGCTGGCCACGCCCTGGTCGCCGCCATAGAAGGCTTTCACGGTCTCAGCATCGTGGTACCAGCCTGCGACGCTGGCAAAGGCCCGGATGGGAGCGCCCGCGGCCAGCGCCGCCAGCGCGTACTGGGCGCTGGCGCAGATGGAGAGAAGGCCGAGCGGACGCGAGAGGCCCCACTGCCGCAGCACGAAATCGGCGGCTCCCCGGATGTCGCCGATCTTGCGCGTCGGCATCTCGACCTGCCGGGGCGAGCCACCGCTGGCGCCGAAGCCGGCGAAGTCGAAGGTCAGCGCGGCATAGCCTGCCGTGGCGAGCCGCCGGGCGTAGACGGCCGGCATCTGCTCCTTCACGGTGAGCCACGACCCGGTGACGATGACGAGCGGTGTGCCGGGGGCCAATCCCGCCTCGGGCGCGTGCAGGAGGCCGGCCAGAGGCACGCCCCCCGAATCGAACAGGACAGGAAACTGACCGGTCATGTGCGTACTGTGACAGCACGCCCCACCGTCAGGTCTTGAACGAAATCGACCTGGGCGCCGGCCCTGTGTGCAGCCGGCGCCGATACGCGCCCGGTGGCATCCCCATGACCCGACGGAAGACCCGGGTCAGGTGTGCCTGGTCGGCAAATCCCAGGGCCGTCGCCACATCGGCGACGAGCATGCCGCGCGAGAGCGCGACCCGCGCGCGATCGACGCGGGCGAGCAGGTGGTACCGGTACGGGGGGATGCCATACGCGCGCCGGAAGGCCCGCACGAGCACGTCCTTGTGCAGGCCCGAGGCGCGGGCCAGGTCAGCCAGCGACACCGGCGCATCGAGTGTGCTGTGAAGGAAGGCGCGAATCCGCTCGAGACGCACGCGCGGCTCCACCGGATCGGGATCACCACGCCCACCGAGGACCGTCGTCGCCAGGGCGACCAGGGCGGCCACGGCTTCGTCGCGGGCGAGCGGCGGCTGGTGCTGGTCCGACACCCGGCGCATCAGTGCCAGCGCGGTCCGTCCGGCCTCCGGGCTCGCGAAGGCCATGCGGCGCGGCTGACGTGCCGGCAGGCGACTTGCGTCGATGTCGATGGAGACGAACCCGCTCGGACCGGTGTCGTCGCACGCCCAGACCACGGAGGGGGCGCGCACGCACAATGCGTCGGCCGGGTAGTCGAGCACGCGTCCCTCGGCCTGGACGACGTGGGCCGGGCCCATCTTCACGCACAGGCCGACCGTGCCGGTCAGGCGGGCGGGAAAGCGGCGTCGCGCCGGGGCCGCCCAGACGAGCTCCGTCACGTCATCGGACGGACGCGACAACAGTCGCACGCGCTCGAGCGCATGGGCGCGCTCATCCTGCACCGTGGACTCCGTGCATCGCTCAGCCTCCGAGGGGCGTGCGACAGGGCGCGGCCCTCCGTCGTCACGGCTTGCGGCTCTAGCCTGCCACCTGGTCCCACCACTCCACGCGCATCCGCTCGGGGCGCCGGAAGAGCAACACGAGCGACGCACCCGCGGCAAAGCCGCCAGCATGGGCCCAGAACGCCACGCCGCCCATGTCCTCGGGCCGCACTACCGCGAGTGCGCCGATCCCGCTCAGCAACTGCGTGGCGAACCAGAGGCCGAGCAACAGCGACGCCGGCACCTCGAGGAACGTGACGAACACGAAGGTGAGCACGCGTGACTGCGGGAACATG from Luteitalea sp. TBR-22 includes:
- a CDS encoding sulfatase encodes the protein MCTRRLLIQALVLVSLLATASIALAQEQPNILWLSSEDNGPQLGAYGDAYATTPALDRLAARGVRFTRAWAAAPVCAPSRTAIITGLSPQTTGGHNMRSEVPLPGDMPMFPALLRAAGYYTSNNVKEDYNHPTPAGTWDDSSKTAHWRGRRPGQPFFAVFNSVTTHESQIRRRPHTAVHDPAKVRVPPYHPDTPEVRQDWAQYYDKLTEMDREVEARLAELEADGLAESTIVVYWGDHGVGLPRGKRWLYPAGLDVPLIVHVPQRFRHLAPEGYSAGKALDRLVSLMDLGPSMLSAAGIRPPAWMQGQAFMGPFAASPRAWLQAGRDRMDERVDMSRAITDGRYLYIRNFRPDRRQGEYLAYMFETPTTQVWKARHDAGQLTPAQDSFWREKAPEELYDLRADPDAVRNLAGDPAHRAALERCRAALRRHLIASRDLGLLPEGDMHRRRGTRTAFDLGRDGTAFPVERVLEHAWMASMRDAGAAETLRRGLGDRDAAVRYWSATGLRLLGASAVAAHEAALLALLTDDVAPRVAAADALVRHGSPQARARAFESLSALLDYRAVGHHATMLALDTLVALGDLAAPIRLAAAAAPAPGKDVPAREQEYIARLALRLREQAAAVTPMR
- a CDS encoding nuclear transport factor 2 family protein; protein product: MLDDRARLLDLVASLALAIDMRRWDDVLDCFAPRVRVDYTSLFGGEAATLTRNDLVAGWQGLVPGFTRTQHTIGSVLVRVDGGGASALAPVIGHHFLTDPSPPDGDCWVVGGRYEWTFTRADGTWRIDAMTLAAAWQQGNAALPQLARERLSASA
- a CDS encoding alpha/beta hydrolase, coding for MTGQFPVLFDSGGVPLAGLLHAPEAGLAPGTPLVIVTGSWLTVKEQMPAVYARRLATAGYAALTFDFAGFGASGGSPRQVEMPTRKIGDIRGAADFVLRQWGLSRPLGLLSICASAQYALAALAAGAPIRAFASVAGWYHDAETVKAFYGGDQGVASRLARAAAAAQALAAGESPRLVPAYADGDDRAGMFFPVDYYARPERGAVATWRNEMDEMSWLHWLTFDGLGAAARVSTPTLLVHGDGCVLPAHVRQVHDALQGPRQLAWVEGQQTDFYDDPEHVDRALAHVLPWFADTLRGGPHAG
- a CDS encoding helix-turn-helix transcriptional regulator, coding for MQDERAHALERVRLLSRPSDDVTELVWAAPARRRFPARLTGTVGLCVKMGPAHVVQAEGRVLDYPADALCVRAPSVVWACDDTGPSGFVSIDIDASRLPARQPRRMAFASPEAGRTALALMRRVSDQHQPPLARDEAVAALVALATTVLGGRGDPDPVEPRVRLERIRAFLHSTLDAPVSLADLARASGLHKDVLVRAFRRAYGIPPYRYHLLARVDRARVALSRGMLVADVATALGFADQAHLTRVFRRVMGMPPGAYRRRLHTGPAPRSISFKT